A single region of the Pseudomonas sp. GGS8 genome encodes:
- a CDS encoding D-alanine--D-alanine ligase codes for MTAAYANLVSTVVPKDFGRVAVLFGGKSAEREVSLKSGNAVLQALQSAGVDAFGIDVGDDLLQRLLSEKIDRAFIILHGRGGEDGSMQGLLECAGIPYTGSGILASALAMDKLRTKQVWHSLGIPTPRHAVLSSEADCISAATELGFPLIVKPAHEGSSIGMAKVTSAPELIEAWKAASTYDSQVLVEQWIHGPEFTIATLRDQVLPPIALGTTHSFYDYDAKYIANDTQYRIPCGLDSDKEKELMDLTAKACEALGIAGWGRADVMQDADGQFWFLEVNTAPGMTDHSLVPMAARAAGLDFQQLVLAILAASIEPRG; via the coding sequence ATGACTGCTGCTTACGCCAACCTCGTCTCCACTGTCGTACCGAAAGATTTCGGTCGCGTCGCCGTGCTGTTCGGCGGCAAGAGTGCTGAGCGTGAAGTGTCCCTGAAGTCGGGTAACGCGGTGCTCCAGGCACTGCAAAGCGCCGGTGTGGACGCGTTCGGCATTGATGTGGGCGATGACCTGCTGCAACGCCTGCTGAGCGAAAAAATCGACCGCGCTTTCATCATCCTCCACGGCCGTGGCGGTGAAGACGGCAGCATGCAGGGCCTGCTCGAATGCGCAGGGATTCCGTACACCGGCAGCGGCATTCTGGCCTCGGCACTGGCGATGGACAAACTGCGCACCAAGCAAGTCTGGCATAGCCTCGGCATTCCGACGCCACGCCACGCGGTACTGAGCTCTGAGGCCGATTGTATTTCGGCGGCCACGGAACTGGGTTTCCCTTTGATCGTCAAACCGGCCCATGAAGGTTCCAGTATCGGGATGGCCAAAGTGACTTCTGCGCCCGAGTTGATCGAGGCGTGGAAAGCGGCCAGTACCTACGATTCGCAAGTGTTGGTAGAACAATGGATTCACGGTCCGGAGTTCACCATCGCCACCCTGCGTGACCAGGTGTTGCCACCGATTGCCCTGGGCACGACGCACAGTTTCTACGACTACGACGCCAAGTACATCGCCAACGATACCCAGTACCGCATTCCGTGCGGCCTGGACAGCGACAAAGAAAAGGAACTCATGGACCTCACGGCCAAAGCCTGTGAGGCGCTGGGTATTGCCGGTTGGGGCAGGGCGGACGTGATGCAGGACGCCGACGGGCAGTTCTGGTTCCTGGAAGTCAACACCGCACCGGGCATGACAGATCACAGTCTGGTGCCGATGGCGGCGCGTGCCGCCGGCCTGGATTTCCAGCAACTGGTTCTGGCGATTCTGGCCGCAAGCATTGAGCCGCGAGGGTAA